The genomic region TATCGTACTTCAGTGCATCGGTTCCGTAGCGCAGCCCGGGAGCGATTAAATCCCATTCGGAGGGCTGCACACCGCTCTGGCGGTACAGCGCATGGCGTAGTGCATTAAACAGTATACGGTAATCCCCTGCGGTCAGCGTTTCCGCACGTAAGGCGGACATATAGGTTTTGACGGCAGCGGTAATAACGGAATCGGACGGATACATTGACGCAAGGTGCGTGCAAAGCCCTTCGATATAAAAGGAATCGCACGAAAGCGGAGTAGCCGAATACGGCAAATCAGAAGAGCATGCAACGCATTCGGTTTCGAGAGTCTCGATGATTTTGATAATCTTGCGTATTTTTTGAGTATGAGGAAGCCGAACAAGCTTAAAAAGCTCGATCATGTACTAATATGCTTGTTTAAGTAGCTCAAACACATCGTCGCTCCGCATCGGTTTGGGGATATAATTCATAAAACTCAGCGAAACGGCATCTTCGGAAATAGCAACCAGCTGCTCAATGGATAAACCGATATCTTTTAAGCGGGTAGGTAGATTTGCTTGAGCCAAACGACGACGGATTTCTTCGATAGCAGACTTTGCTACATAAAGCGGATCGACACCGCGTGTATCGACATTCAGCATCCGCCCGATTTTTACGAGCCTATCGAGGCTCGATGTTTGTGCATTTGTGAGGACATACGGCAAAAGGATTGTTCCGACTACCGAACTGGAAATATTATAGCGGCTTGCACATGCAAGGGCAATGGCGCTACCTAATCCGGGGCTGGAAAAAGAAATGCCTATGGCGGTTAAACAGGCTGCTTCTGCAATAACCGTTTCGCGGGAAGCACCGGTAGCCCGTCCGTACTGCGGATCAAGCGACAATAAGAAGCGGTCAATAGCTTTCCCTAAAATCGTTTCCGACAAAAAGTTTGTTTTTGAGGAAATATATCCTTCAAATGCAATACCGACTCCTTGAAGAATGGTTGCTACGGTTGCATTCGGCGCAAGGTTTGAATAACAGGCGGTATCAAAGACGCAGAGTTTACAAAGGTCATTGCGTACTTTTAGCAAATGAATTTTTCGGGATCGTACATCGACAATCGGGCTGAACGGCGTAAAAGTGAACGGTTCCCTACAAGTAGCCGGGACTTCGATGAAAGGAAGCGGCTCTGCTGTACAGGGTTTTCCTTCGATAAAGTCATAGATTGAGCCGGACTCATTGTACAGCGAGGCAACAGCACGACCAATAGCAACGGGTCCCATACCGCCGGATGCAATGACGGCATCGATAAAAACTCCGCGTGCAAGGCCTAATGCGTTTTCAATGATATCGGAGTCGGCGGAACGTTTTACACCGTCGAATACAAGAACGGATATACCCCTTTCTTCCAGTGCATCAATAACTTTTTTAGCAATACCGGTTTCGTGCAGCAACGGATCAACAATAAATAAGAATTTTTTTCCGAACTGAACGGCTTCCGCACCTATTTTTGCTATGGAGTAGCTTCCGAGGATAATATTTGATGTAAGCTTAAAGGTAAAATTAGACATACTCGTATTCCGCCCTCATTTCAGGTTTTTCGGGAAAATATATTATCGGGAACCTCTAAAAACTGAAGTTTTTAGAGGTTTTCCTTGATTTTAATTTGCGATTAAAATTGCGTTAAAACGACACACCACGGCTTTACCGTACTGTCACACACTTTTAGAGACCGTAATCGTCTAATATCTTGTCAGCAACAAGTTCCAAGAGAGCATTATTTATATATGAAGGATCTGCAAACTTTTTCTTTACCTCGGCAACCTTATCCTCACGAATATCCGGCGCATTTCGTACTGCTTCCAATGCAATGTTTGCATCTGATAAC from Treponema vincentii harbors:
- a CDS encoding iron-containing alcohol dehydrogenase is translated as MSNFTFKLTSNIILGSYSIAKIGAEAVQFGKKFLFIVDPLLHETGIAKKVIDALEERGISVLVFDGVKRSADSDIIENALGLARGVFIDAVIASGGMGPVAIGRAVASLYNESGSIYDFIEGKPCTAEPLPFIEVPATCREPFTFTPFSPIVDVRSRKIHLLKVRNDLCKLCVFDTACYSNLAPNATVATILQGVGIAFEGYISSKTNFLSETILGKAIDRFLLSLDPQYGRATGASRETVIAEAACLTAIGISFSSPGLGSAIALACASRYNISSSVVGTILLPYVLTNAQTSSLDRLVKIGRMLNVDTRGVDPLYVAKSAIEEIRRRLAQANLPTRLKDIGLSIEQLVAISEDAVSLSFMNYIPKPMRSDDVFELLKQAY
- a CDS encoding flagellar biosynthesis anti-sigma factor FlgM, producing the protein MTIDRLNGIDPVKPVQPIQRTQRAEVVGKADAVSVSNEARVLSDANIALEAVRNAPDIREDKVAEVKKKFADPSYINNALLELVADKILDDYGL